The sequence GGGTGCGGTGAGGCCGTTGGACGCGCCGTCCTGGTTGACCGCGCTGCCGCGCACGACGGCGAGCACCGGGTGGCCGTTGCGGCGGGCGTCGGAGAGCCGTTCGAGCAGCAGCACGCCGGCGCCCTCGGCCCAACCGGTGCCGTCGGCGTCGTCGGAGTACGCCTTGCAGCGGCCGTCGGGGGCGAGCCCGCGCTGACGACTGAACGCCACGAACGGCGCCGGGGTGGACATCACCATCACCCCGCCGGCCAGCGCGAGGGTGCACTCGCGCCGGCGCAGCGCCTGCCCGGCCAGGTGCAGCGCGACCAGCGACGACGAGCAGGCGGTGTCCACGGTCAGCGTGGGCCCCTCCAACCCCAGCGTGTACGCGACCCGCCCGGCGATCACCGAGGCCGCCGCCGCGGTCCCCAGGTACGCCTCGGCCGCCTCCGGTGCGGCGTTGAGCAGGTCGCCGTAGTCCTGGTAGCCGGAGCCGGTGAAGACGCCCACCGGCTTGCCCCGGACGGCGTCGGGGGCGATGCCGGCGCGTTCCAGCACCTCCCAGGAGACCTCCAGCATCAGCCGCTGCTGCGGGTCCATCGCCGCCGCCTCGCGCGGGGAGATGCCGAAGAAGGCGGCGTCGAACTCGGCGGCCTCGGCGAGGAAGCCGCCCTCGGCGACGTAGCTGGTGCCGATCCGGTCGGGGTCGTCGGCGAGCAGCCGGGCGAGGTCCCAGCCCCGATCGGTGGGGAGCGGGCCGACCGCGTCCACGCTGCCGGCCACCAGGTCCCAGAGCTGCTCCGGGGTCCGCACGTCCCCGGGGTAGCGGCACGCCATCGCGACGATCGCGATCGGGTCCCGCTCGACGCCCTCGACCTCCTGGAGCCGCTGGCGGGTCTGCGTGAGATCCGCCGTCACCCGCTTCAGGTAGTCGAGAAGCTTGCCGTCCTCCGCCATGCCCGTCCTCACCCCTGCGCGGTCAGCGCAACCCGAGTTCGTTGTCGATGAAGTCGAAGATCTCGTCGGCGGTCGCCGCCTCGCCGAGCCGGTCGTCGCCGGCGGAGGGATCGACCAGGCCGATCAGGGCGCGCAGCCGGGCGGCGAGCGCGGGCCGGTCGGCGTCGTCCTCGGGCAGCGCGGCGAGGGACGCCTCCAGCCGGTCCAGGTCGGCCCCCGGCCCGGTCGTCGCGTCGCCGGCGCCGACGCCCAGTTCCGCACCGAGGAACTCCGCCACGGCGGCCGGCGTCGGGTGGTCGAAGACCAGCGTGGCGGGCAGCGCCTGGCCGGTGGCGGCGGTGAGCCGCTGCCGCAGGTCCATCGCGGCGACCGAGTCGAAGCCCAGCTCGGCGAAGGGGCGGGCGGGGTCGAGGGCGGCCGCGCTGTCGTAGCCGAGCAGCGCGGCCACCTCGGCGCGGACGGTGTCCAGCAGGGCCCGCGCCCGCTGGGCCGGCGGCAGCCCGGCGAGCCGGTCGGCCAGCCCGGTCGGGGCGTTCGTGGTGTCGCCGGCGACCGCCTTGGCCACCTCGGGCAGCGCGTCGAGCAACGGCCGCCGCCGGGCCATGGTGTAGACGGGGGCGAAGCGCGACCAGTCGATGTCGGCGACGACGAGGTCCCCGGCGTCGGCCCGGTACGCCTCGGGCAGCGCGGTGATCGCCAGCTCCGGTCGCATCGGCGGCGCGCCGAGGCGGCGCATCCCGGCGGCCAGGTCGGCGTCGACCATGCCGCTGTCCCAGGAGCCCCAGGCGATCGAGGCGGCGGCGAGGCCCCGGGCTCGGCGGCGGGCGGCGAGCGCGTCCAGGTAGGCGTTGGCGGCGGCGTAGCCGGCCTGCCCGGCGCTGCCCCAGACGGCGGCGCCGGAGGAGAAGAGCACGAACGCGTCCAGCTCGGTATCGGCGAGCAGGTCGTCGAGGTGGGCGGCGCCGGCCACCTTGGCGGCGGCCACGTCGGCGATCTCGGCGAGGGTCAGCTCCCCGACCGGCGCGATGCGCTGCATGGCCCCGGCGGCGTGCACCACGGCAGTCAGCGGCCACCGGGCGGGCAGCCCGTCGAGCAGGTCCCGGAGCTGGTCGCGGTCGGCGACGTCGCACGCGGCGAGGGTCACCTCGGCGCCGAGGCCGGTCAGCTCGGCGGCCAGCGCCTCCGCGCCGGGGGTGTCCCTGCCGCGCCGGCCCACCAGCACCAGATGCTCGGCCCCGGCCCGGGCCAGGGCGCGGGCCACGTGCGCGCCGAGGCCGCCGGTGCCGCCGGTGACCAGCACGCTGCCGCGCGGCCGCCACGACGGCGGCGCCACCGGCCGGGCGGCCCGGACCATCCGGCGGGCGCGCACCCCGCCGTCGCGGATGGCCACGTGGTCCTCGCCGCCGGTGGCGGTGACCAGGGCGCGCAGCCGGCGCAGGGCGGCCGGGTCGGGGAACTCGGGCAGGTCGACCAGCCCGCCCCAGTGCCGGGGCAGGTCGAGGGCGAGGCCGGCGCCGAGGCCGTGCACGGCGGCCTGGGCCGGGTCGGCGGACTCGCTCGGGTCGACGGCGACCGCGCCCGTGGTGAGGCACCAGATCGGGGCGTCGAGCTGGGCGTCGCCGAGCGCCTGGACCAGCGCGACCGTCGCGGCGAGGCCGCGGGTCAGCGCCGGGTGCTCGGGGTGCGGCCGGTCGTCGAGGGCGAGCAGGGAGAGCAGCACCGTGCCGGCGCCGGGCAGCTCGCGCAGCCGGGCGGCGAGGGCGTTCCGGTCGGCGTCGGCCACCGGGAGGCGGACCACCTCGCCGCCGTGCTCGGCCAGGGTGGCCGCGATCATGCCGACGCGCAGGTCGTTGTCGTACCCGTCGGGCACGGCGACCAGCCAGCGGGCCGGCGCCGGACCCGGCTCGGGGTCGGCGACGGACTCCCACACCACCCGGTAGCGCCAGCCGTCCACCGCGGACCGGTCGGCGTGCCGGCGGCGCAGCGCGGACAGGGCGGGCAGCACCTGGCCGAGGGCGGCCGGGTCGACGCCGAGGTCGACGGCGAGGGCGGCGGGGTCGGCGGCGGCGAGGTCGTCGAGGAAGCTCGGGTCGGCGGCGACCGGCTCGGGCGCCTCCCACCAGTACCAGCGGCGCTGGAACTGGTAGGTGGGCAGCTCGACCCGGGCGCCGGGGTGCACCGCCGCCCAGTCGACCGCCGTGCCCCGGGTGTGCGCGCGGGCCAGCGCGGTGACCAGCTCCCGCTCCTCGTCCCGGTCCCGGCGCAGCAGCGGCACGAAGACCCCGTCCCGGCCGTCGCCGACGCAGTCCGGGCCGGTGGCCGAGAGCGCCGCGTCCGGGCCGAGCTCCAGGAACGTGGTGACGCCCTGGTCGGCGAGCCACCGTACGGAGTCGTGGAAGCGGACGGTGCCGCGCACCTGGCGTACCCAGTGCTCCGGGTCGGTCAGCTCGCCGGTGACCGGTTGGCCGGTCAGGGTGGAGACCACCGGCAGGCTCGGCGCGGTGTAGCGCAGCGACCGGGCGACCTCGGCGAAGTCGGTGAGCATGGGTGCCATCAGCGGGCTGTGGAAGGCGTGCGAGACGGCCAGCCGGCGGGTCCGCCGGCCGAGGCCGCGCAGCTGCTCGGCGACGGCCAGCGCGGCCTCCTCCACGCCGGAGACCACCAGGGCCCTGGGGCCGTTCACCGCGGCCAGGTCGACCCGATCGTCGAGCAGCGGCCGGATTTCCTCCTCGGTCGCCTCCACGGCGACCATCGCCCCGCCGGGGGGCAGCGCCCCCATCAGCCGGCCCCGGGCGGCCACCAGCGCCGCCGCGTCGGGCAGGGTGAGCACGCCGGCGACGTGCGCGGCGGCCAGCTCGCCGATGGAGTGCCCGACCAGGTACGCCGGGCGCACCCCCCAGCTCTCCAGCAGCCGGTACAGCGCCACCTCCAGCGCGAAGAGCGCCGGCTGGGCGTACCCGGTGTCGTTCAGCGGGTCGGCGTCGGCGCCCCACACCACCTCGCACAGCGGTCGGGCCAGGTGCTCATCGAGGGCGGCGACGGCGGCGTCGAACGCGTCGGCGAAGGCCGGGAAGGCGACGTGCAGCTGCCGTCCCATGCCGGGGCGCTGGGCGCCCTGCCCGGTGAAGCAGAAGGCGGTGCGGCCGTCGACGCGTACCGCGTCGCGGACCAGGTGTGCGGCGGCGGTGCCGTCGGCGAGCGCGGCCAGGCCGGCGCGGAGCGCGCCGTGGTCGCCGCCGATGACGGCGGCCCGGTGCTCCAGCGCGGCGCGGGTGGTGGCCAGCGAGTACGCCACGTCGGCCGGGGCCTGGTCGGCGTGCTCCTCCAGGTGGCCGGCGAGCCGGCGGGCCTGCGCCCGCAGCGCCGGCTCGTCCCGCCCGGAGACCAGCAGCGCCACCGGCCGCGCCGGCAGAGTCCCGGCGTCGTCCCGCGCTGAGGCCGCGTCGTCGCGGGCAGGGGCGGCGGTGCCCTGGACGGGGGCGGGCTCGGCGGGCGGCTCCTCGACGATGACGTGGGCGTTGGTGCCGCTGAGGCCGAACGCGGAGACCCCGGCCCGGCGGGGGCGGTCGCCACGCGGCCAGGGCCGGGCCTCGGTGAGCAGCCGCACGTTGCCGATGGACCAGTCCACGTTGGGGGTCGGTTCCTTGACGTGCAGGGTCTGCGGCAGCGTGTCGTGCCGCATCGCCGCCAGCATCTTGATGATCCCGCCGACCCCGGCGGCGGCCTGCGCGTGCCCGACGTTGGACTTGAACGAGCCCAACCAGAGCGGCCGGTCCGCCGGCCGGCCCTGCCCGTACGTGGCCAGCAGCGCCTGCGCCTCGATCGGGTCGCCGAGGGTGGTGCCGGTGCCGTGCGCCTCGACGGCGTCGACCTGGTCGGCGGTGAGCTGCGCGGCGGCCAGCGCGGCCCGGATCACCCGCTGCTGGGCCGGCCCGTTGGGGGCGGAGAGGCCGTTGCTGGCGCCGTCGGAGTTGACCGCGCTGCCCCGGACCAGCCCGAGCACCGGGTGACCGTGGCGGCGGGCGTCGGCGAGGCGTTCCAGCAGCAGCAGGCCGATGCCCTCGCCCCAGGCGGTGCCGTCGGCGTCGGCGGAGAACGACTTGCACCGGCCGTTCGGGGCCAGCCCCCGGTCCTGGCTGAACCCGACGAACGAGTCCGGGGTGGACATCACCGTCACCCCGCCGGCCAGGGCCAGGCCGCACTCGCCGGCCCGCAGCGCGTGCGCGGCCAGGTGCACCGAGACCAGCGACGAGGAGCAGGCGGTGTCCACGGTGACCGCCGGGCCCTCCAGGCCCAGCGCGTACGCGACCCGGCCGGAGGCGACGCTGGCCAGGCTGCCGACGCCCTTGGCGGCGTAGTCGTGGTAGACGAGGCCGGCGAAGACGCCGGTGGCGCTGCCCTTGAGCGAGGCGGGGTCGATGCCGGCCCGCTCGACGACCTCCCAGGCGGTCTCCAGCAGCAGCCGCTGCTGCGGGTCGGTCTCCCGCGCCTCCCGTGGGCTGATCTTGAAGAAGTCGGCGTCGAACTCCCCCGCGTCGTGCAGGAACCCGCCGTTGACGCAGTACGTCCGCCCGGGCGTGGCCGGCTCCGGGTCGTACAGGCCGGCGACGTCCCAGCCCCGGTTCTGCGGGAACCCGCTGATCGCGTCGCCGCCGGAGGCGACCAGCTCCCACAGGTCGTCGGGGGTGCGGACACCGCCGGGGAACCGGCAGGCCGCGGCGACGATCGCGATGGGTTCGTGCCAGCGCTGCTCGGCGTCGTGCAGCCGCCGCCGGGTCTGCTGGAGATCAGCCGTGGCGCGCTTGAGGTAGTCGCGCAGCTTGTCGTCGGTCGCCATCGCCGCTCAGCCCATCCCCAGGTTGTCCAGCACCGCGAACAGTTCGTCGTCGGTCGCCGTGGCCAGGTCGTCGTCCGCGCCGTCCGGTCCGGCCGGGTCGTGCCGGGTCCGCCATTCGCGCAGCACCGCCTCCAGCCGGGCGGTGACCCGGGCCGGGTCGCCGTCGGTGGGGCCGGCGAGCACCGCCGCGAGCCGGTCCAGTTCGGTCAGCACCGGGTCGTCCCCGGCGACGTCCCGCGCGCCCAGCTCGGCGGCGAGGTGGGCGGCGAGCTCCCGCGAGGTCGGGTAGTCGAAGACCAGCGTCGGCGAGAGCCACCGCCCGCACGCCTCGCTGAGCGTCCTGCGCAGCTCCACGGCGGCCAGCGAGTCGAAGCCGAGGTCCTGGAAGGCCCGGTCCGGCTCGACCGAACGCCAGTCGGGGTGGCCGAGGACGGTGGCGACGTGGGTGCGGACCAGTTCCAGCAGGAAGCGGTCCCGCTGGTCGTCGGGGAGCCCGGCGAGCCGCTGCGCCAGGTCGGGACCGGTCGGCGCGGCGCGGCGGGCCGGTACCCGGACCACCTGACGCAGCAACGCCGGCAGCGTGTCGGCGGTGGCGCGCAGCGCGGCGACGTCGAGGCGTACCGGGACCAGGGCGGGGGTGGCCTGCCCGAGCGCCCGGTCGAGCAGGGCCAGTCCCTCGGCGATGCCGAGCGGGTGCAGGCCCATCCGGTCCAGCCAGGGTGGCCCGGCCGCCCACGCGCCGAAGGCGAGAGCGGTGGCGGGCAGCTCGCGGGCGGCCCGGTGGGCGGCGAGCGCGTCGAGGAAGGTGGCCGCTGCCGCGGTGGCCGGCCGGCCGGCGCCGAACATCAGCCCGGCGGCCGAGGAGACCAGCACGAACGCCGCGAGGGGCCGGTCGGCGGTCAGCTCGTGCAGGTGCCAGGCCGGGTCGACGGTGGCGCGCAGGGCGGCGGCGAACGCCTCCGGCGCGGTGGTGGCGAGCAGGCTCTGCTCGCGTACGGCGGGGGCGTGCACGACGGCGGTGAGCGGGTGCTTCCCGGGGATCGAGTCGAGCAGCGCGGCCACCGCGTCCCGGTCGGTCAGGTCGCCCGCGGCGACGGTCACGTCGGCGCCGAGTCCGGCCAGCTCGGCGAGGAGGTCCTTGTCGGCGTCCTCGGCGGGGTCGACGGCGAGCAGCAGGTGGTCGATCCGGTGCTCGGCGACCAGGTGTCGGGCGATGGCCGCGCCGGGTCCGCCGGTGCCGCCGGTGACCAGCACCGTGCCGTCGGTGTCCCAGCGCGGTGGCGCGCCGGCCCCGGCGGAGGCCCTGGTCAGCCGGGGCAGCAGCGCACGGCCGTCGCGGACGGCCAGCTCCGCTTCGCCGTACGCGAGCAGCGCCGGCAGGGCCACGCAGGAGGGTCCGCTGCCGTCGGTGTCGACGAGTACCAGCCGCCCCGGCTGCTCGGACTGGGCGGCGCGGACCAGCCCCCACACTGGCGCGAGCACCAGGTCGGCGGGCAGCTCCCCCGCCCCCACGGCGCCCTGGGTGAGCAGCACCAGCCGGGTCCGGGGCAGCCGGCTCTGGGCCAGCCAGTCCCGCAGCGTGCCGAGCAGGCCGGTGAGCAGGGCGCGAACCGCCTCCGGCCCCTGCCCGGCGGGGGTGGCCGGGGCGTGCAGCACGTACGCCGGTTCCGGCGCCCCGGCGTCCACGGCGGCGAGCAGCGCGGCCAGGTCGGGGTACGCCGCCGCGTCGGGAACCACCCCGAACGGGTCCTCGCCGAGCACCGCCCAGGCCACCGGCGCGGCGTCGGGGGCGACCTCGGGCGCGGGCACCCAGTCGAGGCGGAGCAGGCTCTCGTCGCCGGCGCCCGTGACGGCGGCCAGTTCGTCGGGGCCGACCAGCCGACTCTCCAGGTGCCCGACGGTGAGCACCGGGCGGCCGTCGGCGTCGGTGGCGGTCAGCGTGACCCCGCCGCCGACCGGCACCAGGTGTACGCGCAGCGTGGCCGGGGCGGCGGCGTGGCGGGTGACGTCCCGCCAGACCGACGGCTGGACCGGTCCGGCCGCATCGTCGAGGCGGTGCGGGTGCAGGGCCGCGTCGAGCAGCGCGGGATGCGCCTCGTGGCCGTCGGCGGTGGCCCCCTCGGGCAGGCTCACCTCGGCGAACAGCTCGGCGCCCCGTCGCCACACCGCCCGCAGGC comes from Micromonospora purpureochromogenes and encodes:
- a CDS encoding type I polyketide synthase — encoded protein: MATDDKLRDYLKRATADLQQTRRRLHDAEQRWHEPIAIVAAACRFPGGVRTPDDLWELVASGGDAISGFPQNRGWDVAGLYDPEPATPGRTYCVNGGFLHDAGEFDADFFKISPREARETDPQQRLLLETAWEVVERAGIDPASLKGSATGVFAGLVYHDYAAKGVGSLASVASGRVAYALGLEGPAVTVDTACSSSLVSVHLAAHALRAGECGLALAGGVTVMSTPDSFVGFSQDRGLAPNGRCKSFSADADGTAWGEGIGLLLLERLADARRHGHPVLGLVRGSAVNSDGASNGLSAPNGPAQQRVIRAALAAAQLTADQVDAVEAHGTGTTLGDPIEAQALLATYGQGRPADRPLWLGSFKSNVGHAQAAAGVGGIIKMLAAMRHDTLPQTLHVKEPTPNVDWSIGNVRLLTEARPWPRGDRPRRAGVSAFGLSGTNAHVIVEEPPAEPAPVQGTAAPARDDAASARDDAGTLPARPVALLVSGRDEPALRAQARRLAGHLEEHADQAPADVAYSLATTRAALEHRAAVIGGDHGALRAGLAALADGTAAAHLVRDAVRVDGRTAFCFTGQGAQRPGMGRQLHVAFPAFADAFDAAVAALDEHLARPLCEVVWGADADPLNDTGYAQPALFALEVALYRLLESWGVRPAYLVGHSIGELAAAHVAGVLTLPDAAALVAARGRLMGALPPGGAMVAVEATEEEIRPLLDDRVDLAAVNGPRALVVSGVEEAALAVAEQLRGLGRRTRRLAVSHAFHSPLMAPMLTDFAEVARSLRYTAPSLPVVSTLTGQPVTGELTDPEHWVRQVRGTVRFHDSVRWLADQGVTTFLELGPDAALSATGPDCVGDGRDGVFVPLLRRDRDEERELVTALARAHTRGTAVDWAAVHPGARVELPTYQFQRRWYWWEAPEPVAADPSFLDDLAAADPAALAVDLGVDPAALGQVLPALSALRRRHADRSAVDGWRYRVVWESVADPEPGPAPARWLVAVPDGYDNDLRVGMIAATLAEHGGEVVRLPVADADRNALAARLRELPGAGTVLLSLLALDDRPHPEHPALTRGLAATVALVQALGDAQLDAPIWCLTTGAVAVDPSESADPAQAAVHGLGAGLALDLPRHWGGLVDLPEFPDPAALRRLRALVTATGGEDHVAIRDGGVRARRMVRAARPVAPPSWRPRGSVLVTGGTGGLGAHVARALARAGAEHLVLVGRRGRDTPGAEALAAELTGLGAEVTLAACDVADRDQLRDLLDGLPARWPLTAVVHAAGAMQRIAPVGELTLAEIADVAAAKVAGAAHLDDLLADTELDAFVLFSSGAAVWGSAGQAGYAAANAYLDALAARRRARGLAAASIAWGSWDSGMVDADLAAGMRRLGAPPMRPELAITALPEAYRADAGDLVVADIDWSRFAPVYTMARRRPLLDALPEVAKAVAGDTTNAPTGLADRLAGLPPAQRARALLDTVRAEVAALLGYDSAAALDPARPFAELGFDSVAAMDLRQRLTAATGQALPATLVFDHPTPAAVAEFLGAELGVGAGDATTGPGADLDRLEASLAALPEDDADRPALAARLRALIGLVDPSAGDDRLGEAATADEIFDFIDNELGLR